One Persicobacter psychrovividus DNA window includes the following coding sequences:
- a CDS encoding SpoIIE family protein phosphatase translates to MSYIYLLLLALLHFTEAKPTQGSIDHKLTTITLEDEISEFTFEQKIFEDDHGLIYVVGKSQSIGLVQGEKVIPLNDKYPSPKPYIKRFFNKKRVMFGLTEDSLHRYDPAKGAMLKCALPFSVEPKDSPIFSVQDDRVTILIDTKVGQYDFQEQQWRTFDLRKGHSVYYDEGNYWVTDIFKGVFQLQDENLVAVEPLAHLKLRSTPVGFCSLNNNTFIFNRKGEVYQYNTAGKSITDSLFFEELLEYKVKAAIKYDDDHILLDVARSAPFLFNIHSKALKKMGSFQDEDQAYGFLVDRQQNIWWGSHGNLKCLSKNQQLNVYVPEGSRISVAENDLQYYIADEQFNHFTYDDSAGRFSVETLHKINDHLERISVYYPLVVGGKSELLYCYLDKSKGFKKIGNLSITQYKKFVYKGEVYYACFGAETIGVAKFIGRQLFFFSVYLDTKFSPLKVHHNHKNGEGFSFSFFDGNNIGFLELDNAQIDFLMDHLLPIEEYTKKYTNGKRLPNADQLYKRMDNRVVVTQKQSDEGMFYFENKELYFAFKEQTFHVDAEEGALQLVENMADSHRIYVQEEGPGKVVLTKAGFSYFQNANGDRYPLGLGHRDAAHISLSKKIGQDKYLFFLTDHYVYRDFTMAKDSLQLCFFKYQKVVNAPRDTSTTFVNQDLQPTLLQLKSDESLLLQVATANYDHHSKIMYRCLVDGEVWQSWGSGQQFQLSGLAFGKHRITIEARHNFDHFIAPITFDLSVGAPWYLSYYMLALYVFLLLINIYIARRYSLHKIKARNEYLEEQVHNRTQELEHRAVVLEEQNKKIAIQAQEIEGFNRELESRNQNLEASIVYAKRVQKVFSPSLSTIRKFIPHSFLFSRAKDHLSGDFFWIEEVPQGVIFAVADCTGHGVASALLTMYARRTLEEIVLNRAETNPAIILRELQKQFTFREATAKNRSGEGLEIGIVLVDKNQQVLNFAAANMNLLLVQHSEVKVIKGDRFYIGNNIFDRDFSFTYFEEPFDKDCEIFLATDGFSDQFGGEHGRKMKKRLQNEYFESIIGQPAEEQGTRIAEFFDKWKGKEELVDDVMVFGCRPASVKHKGPRHGVFNRDEFMA, encoded by the coding sequence ATGTCTTATATATACCTATTACTGCTTGCCTTGCTTCACTTTACGGAGGCAAAACCCACTCAGGGATCAATAGATCACAAACTGACCACCATCACCCTTGAGGATGAAATATCAGAATTTACTTTTGAGCAGAAGATTTTTGAAGATGATCATGGGTTGATTTATGTGGTCGGTAAAAGCCAGTCCATAGGTTTGGTACAGGGTGAAAAAGTCATTCCTTTAAATGATAAATACCCTTCACCAAAACCTTATATCAAACGATTTTTTAATAAAAAAAGGGTCATGTTTGGCCTGACGGAGGATAGTTTGCATCGCTATGATCCCGCGAAAGGCGCCATGTTAAAATGTGCATTGCCTTTCAGTGTTGAACCTAAAGATAGTCCAATATTTAGTGTGCAAGACGATCGGGTAACAATCCTCATCGATACAAAAGTTGGTCAATATGATTTTCAGGAGCAACAGTGGCGAACTTTTGATCTTCGGAAAGGTCATAGTGTGTATTATGATGAGGGTAATTATTGGGTTACGGACATTTTTAAAGGGGTATTTCAATTACAAGACGAGAATTTAGTGGCCGTTGAACCGTTGGCCCACCTCAAATTGAGAAGCACTCCCGTAGGATTTTGCAGCCTGAATAACAATACTTTTATATTTAACCGCAAAGGGGAAGTTTATCAATATAATACAGCAGGGAAGAGTATCACGGATTCCTTGTTTTTTGAGGAATTACTGGAGTACAAGGTAAAAGCAGCCATTAAATATGATGATGACCACATTCTCCTTGACGTGGCCCGATCGGCGCCTTTCCTGTTTAACATCCATAGCAAGGCGTTGAAAAAGATGGGCAGTTTTCAAGATGAAGACCAAGCTTATGGTTTTTTGGTAGATCGGCAGCAAAATATTTGGTGGGGCAGTCATGGAAATTTGAAATGTTTATCAAAAAATCAGCAACTAAATGTTTATGTTCCTGAGGGAAGCCGAATAAGTGTAGCGGAAAATGATCTACAATATTATATTGCTGATGAGCAGTTTAATCATTTTACTTATGACGATTCTGCTGGGCGGTTTTCAGTAGAAACCTTGCATAAGATAAACGATCACCTTGAGCGAATAAGTGTGTATTATCCTTTAGTTGTGGGCGGTAAATCGGAGCTCCTTTATTGCTATTTGGATAAATCTAAAGGCTTCAAAAAAATAGGCAATCTTTCGATTACCCAGTATAAAAAGTTTGTCTACAAAGGTGAGGTATATTATGCGTGTTTCGGGGCAGAAACTATTGGGGTGGCGAAATTTATTGGACGTCAGCTGTTCTTCTTTTCAGTTTATCTGGATACTAAATTTTCCCCTTTAAAAGTTCACCATAATCACAAAAATGGTGAAGGGTTTTCTTTTTCATTTTTTGATGGCAACAATATTGGATTCCTTGAATTAGACAACGCTCAAATTGATTTCTTGATGGATCACTTGCTGCCGATAGAGGAGTATACTAAAAAATATACTAACGGTAAACGATTGCCAAATGCCGATCAACTCTATAAAAGAATGGACAATCGGGTTGTTGTAACTCAAAAACAGAGCGATGAAGGGATGTTTTATTTTGAGAACAAGGAGCTATATTTTGCCTTTAAGGAACAAACCTTCCATGTTGATGCAGAAGAAGGCGCTCTTCAGTTGGTAGAAAATATGGCCGATTCACATCGCATCTATGTTCAGGAAGAGGGCCCAGGGAAAGTGGTGCTGACCAAAGCGGGTTTTTCTTACTTTCAAAATGCAAATGGAGATCGTTACCCATTGGGTTTAGGCCACCGTGATGCAGCGCATATCAGCCTTTCTAAAAAAATCGGGCAGGATAAGTATTTGTTTTTTCTGACAGATCATTATGTCTATCGAGATTTCACAATGGCCAAAGACAGTCTGCAATTGTGCTTCTTCAAATATCAAAAGGTGGTCAATGCACCTCGAGACACCTCCACCACTTTTGTTAATCAGGATTTACAGCCGACCTTATTGCAACTGAAAAGCGATGAGAGCCTGTTGTTGCAAGTGGCGACGGCAAATTACGACCACCATTCTAAGATTATGTACAGGTGTCTGGTGGATGGGGAAGTTTGGCAGAGCTGGGGTTCGGGGCAGCAGTTTCAGTTGTCTGGGCTGGCGTTTGGAAAACATCGAATAACGATTGAGGCACGGCATAATTTTGATCATTTCATTGCGCCAATAACTTTTGACCTGAGTGTCGGTGCGCCATGGTATTTGTCTTATTATATGCTGGCGCTCTATGTATTTTTGCTACTGATAAATATCTACATTGCCCGCAGGTACAGCCTCCATAAAATAAAGGCCCGAAATGAATATCTCGAGGAACAGGTGCATAACAGAACACAGGAATTGGAACATCGAGCGGTGGTTTTAGAGGAGCAAAATAAAAAAATTGCCATTCAGGCTCAGGAGATTGAGGGCTTTAACCGAGAATTGGAATCAAGAAACCAAAACCTTGAGGCGTCGATTGTTTATGCGAAGCGGGTTCAAAAAGTTTTTTCACCTTCATTATCTACCATCAGAAAGTTCATTCCTCATTCTTTTCTTTTTTCGCGGGCGAAAGATCACCTAAGCGGTGATTTTTTCTGGATTGAAGAGGTGCCTCAGGGGGTGATTTTTGCAGTGGCAGATTGTACAGGGCATGGGGTTGCCTCGGCACTGCTGACCATGTATGCAAGGCGAACATTGGAGGAAATTGTCCTTAATAGAGCAGAAACCAATCCTGCGATAATTTTAAGGGAGCTTCAAAAACAGTTTACTTTCCGAGAGGCTACGGCAAAGAATCGCAGCGGTGAAGGACTTGAAATAGGGATTGTACTGGTGGATAAAAATCAGCAGGTTTTAAATTTCGCTGCGGCAAATATGAATTTATTGCTGGTGCAGCATTCAGAAGTGAAAGTGATCAAAGGTGATCGTTTTTATATCGGCAATAACATCTTTGATCGTGATTTCAGCTTTACTTATTTTGAGGAACCCTTTGACAAGGATTGCGAAATATTTTTGGCCACTGATGGTTTCTCCGATCAGTTTGGGGGTGAGCATGGGCGGAAGATGAAAAAAAGACTGCAGAATGAATATTTTGAGTCGATCATCGGACAACCTGCAGAGGAACAGGGGACGCGCATTGCTGAGTTTTTCGATAAATGGAAAGGTAAGGAAGAATTGGTGGACGATGTGATGGTGTTTGGCTGCCGCCCTGCCTCTGTTAAACACAAGGGGCCGCGTCATGGCGTCTTCAATCGGGATGAATTTATGGCTTAG
- a CDS encoding PP2C family protein-serine/threonine phosphatase, whose product MKTRLFLLIAFVFFSTFVVAQDRFTEQATGLSVSAKIEQVPIGQPIFQDQQGFIYFKNSYHQVRLVNDQAFSKVSRFPMDSTTLHSYIAEDGRYVSVNPTELLYTSVSGDQQNIALPDALKGVDIELLKLRKKTIYILLKSAFWVYNIQQDKWSSFPLTFGHSFYFIGHQIWITDILKGIYIYENGEIHLSDFQVNFRKRSTPVGILKAENGLVYFFNRRGYIIQYDPKTKEVVTRSQLKGLVSYGLTGAQFLDQNHVALSFEYSAPIVYNLKKHSCYPVTKASQNSSSSYMFVDHAKNIWWLNKNELKHVSFEQVFREITLDDPIIKVEGTDSLLYADGYLRKVALAEDNFGITLEKVKALKGDFNHIFLKDSTLLCSKIGTSIGRVDQQKLLLLTRMSYRRFEAFKWENKEYIACFGPYRLGILALDPYGKIETFWFTAYNKDIDPEYGIYIGSPNKNPQFLFHDGNNIGLLELKDGWNKAGRSVDLMTAKASNKSPLFVTNNHDDLLDYKVICKQFITDKKTKAVKFFKVKQEVYAWFNDDIYRFDAQNNKMVLFRKNFEGLILTSQTGELCVLTVKNNMVYKSDVLDDTEPKIPFPSTVKELYQLKGFFKLSDNITAFYSAKSIYLYDQRLAMGKPMKVKVLNHKLLSAGTSVASLALPQVLAYGDGLRLEVGVPLYNNHEPNKFRYRLNKGEWSEWSASKNIDLIGLNTGRYLLEIEGREYMGARISRFDHHFRVAWPWYLSQPALLIYLLLILFIYRLMIKRVKKKNRILEIHVAERTRELNRKNAVLSRKNIEIKLQSDMIEEGRRKLETRNGLLEASINYASRVQKMFTKSEAGIREIMPKCFLFSKAKDKLTGDFFWIHKVPQGVVFALADCTGHGVPSALLTMYGRRCLEEVVVTKKQHNPALILLELQRQFLEKEKHDHDMDTEGLEIGIVMINVEEKKLYFSGANINLFHKSRTVEEVFKGNRFYIGTPTTSSQTGFTCFEADIEESTEIFLATDGYSDQFGGPRGRKMMVHRQNKLFSEIHGLDANEQGEKVRAFYKAWRGAEEAIDDAMVIGCKPYALIEKAAMQQQSATDNAQLLLN is encoded by the coding sequence ATGAAGACCCGCCTTTTTTTACTTATAGCTTTTGTGTTTTTTTCCACTTTTGTCGTGGCGCAGGATCGGTTTACCGAGCAAGCGACAGGATTAAGTGTGAGTGCGAAAATTGAACAGGTTCCGATAGGTCAGCCGATATTTCAGGATCAGCAAGGCTTTATTTATTTTAAGAATAGCTATCATCAGGTGCGCTTGGTCAACGATCAGGCCTTCTCTAAAGTCAGTAGGTTTCCAATGGATTCGACGACCCTGCACAGTTATATTGCTGAGGACGGTCGGTATGTCAGTGTAAATCCCACGGAATTATTGTACACTTCCGTTAGTGGAGATCAGCAAAATATTGCGCTGCCTGATGCGCTCAAGGGAGTAGATATTGAACTGCTGAAGTTGCGTAAAAAAACGATTTATATCCTCCTGAAATCTGCATTTTGGGTTTATAATATTCAGCAAGACAAGTGGTCATCTTTTCCACTTACCTTTGGTCATTCCTTTTACTTTATTGGCCATCAGATTTGGATTACCGATATTTTAAAAGGCATTTATATTTATGAGAATGGAGAAATTCACCTATCTGATTTTCAGGTGAATTTCAGAAAACGAAGTACCCCCGTTGGTATATTAAAAGCTGAAAATGGGCTGGTGTATTTTTTCAATCGTCGGGGCTATATTATTCAGTATGACCCGAAAACCAAAGAGGTGGTTACCCGAAGCCAATTAAAGGGCTTGGTCAGTTATGGTTTGACAGGGGCGCAATTTCTTGATCAAAACCATGTGGCACTGAGTTTTGAATACAGCGCTCCTATTGTATATAATCTCAAGAAACATTCGTGCTACCCCGTTACAAAGGCAAGTCAGAATTCTTCCTCTTCTTATATGTTCGTCGATCATGCGAAAAATATTTGGTGGCTGAATAAAAATGAGCTAAAGCATGTTTCTTTTGAACAAGTATTTCGGGAAATAACGCTCGATGATCCTATTATTAAAGTTGAGGGCACAGACAGCCTCCTTTATGCTGATGGTTATTTGCGCAAGGTGGCTTTAGCGGAAGATAATTTTGGGATTACACTCGAGAAGGTGAAAGCGCTGAAAGGAGATTTCAATCACATCTTTTTGAAAGACAGTACACTGCTTTGTTCAAAAATCGGCACTTCGATAGGTCGTGTCGATCAGCAAAAATTGTTGCTGCTTACCAGGATGAGTTACCGCAGGTTTGAGGCTTTTAAGTGGGAAAATAAAGAATATATTGCCTGCTTTGGTCCTTACCGCCTGGGAATCCTCGCGTTGGATCCTTATGGGAAAATTGAGACTTTCTGGTTTACAGCATACAATAAAGACATTGACCCAGAATATGGCATATATATTGGCAGCCCCAATAAAAACCCTCAGTTTCTATTTCATGACGGAAATAATATTGGTTTACTGGAACTGAAAGACGGCTGGAATAAGGCGGGAAGAAGTGTGGATTTAATGACCGCAAAAGCATCGAACAAATCGCCTCTTTTTGTTACCAATAACCATGATGATCTTCTTGATTACAAAGTTATTTGTAAACAATTCATCACTGACAAAAAAACAAAAGCCGTGAAATTTTTCAAGGTTAAGCAGGAGGTCTATGCGTGGTTCAACGATGATATTTACAGGTTTGACGCGCAGAACAATAAAATGGTGCTTTTCCGAAAAAATTTCGAAGGGCTTATCTTGACCTCCCAGACAGGTGAACTGTGCGTGCTGACGGTCAAAAATAATATGGTGTACAAATCTGATGTACTCGATGATACTGAACCCAAAATACCATTTCCTTCCACAGTAAAGGAGCTTTATCAACTAAAAGGTTTTTTCAAACTTTCAGATAATATCACCGCTTTTTACTCCGCCAAAAGCATCTATCTGTACGATCAGCGGTTGGCGATGGGAAAGCCGATGAAAGTAAAAGTGCTCAATCATAAATTACTTTCAGCAGGCACATCGGTTGCCTCTTTGGCTTTGCCTCAGGTACTCGCTTATGGTGATGGTTTGCGTCTGGAAGTTGGAGTGCCCCTTTACAATAATCATGAGCCCAACAAGTTTAGGTACCGCCTGAATAAAGGGGAGTGGAGTGAATGGTCGGCATCTAAAAATATAGACCTGATTGGTTTAAACACGGGTCGCTATCTGCTCGAAATTGAAGGGCGGGAATATATGGGTGCCCGAATTTCCCGATTTGACCATCATTTTAGAGTGGCCTGGCCCTGGTATTTGAGTCAGCCGGCTTTGTTGATTTATTTATTGCTCATCTTGTTTATTTATCGATTGATGATCAAGCGGGTAAAAAAGAAAAACAGGATACTGGAAATTCATGTCGCAGAACGTACCCGAGAGCTGAATCGGAAAAATGCGGTTTTGTCACGAAAAAACATTGAAATCAAGCTGCAATCCGATATGATTGAAGAAGGTCGTAGGAAGCTTGAAACCAGAAACGGCCTGCTGGAAGCCTCCATCAATTATGCCTCAAGGGTACAGAAAATGTTTACCAAGTCAGAAGCTGGTATCAGAGAAATTATGCCAAAATGTTTTCTGTTTTCAAAGGCTAAAGACAAACTGACGGGGGATTTCTTCTGGATTCATAAAGTGCCTCAAGGGGTGGTTTTTGCCCTTGCAGATTGTACCGGGCATGGGGTGCCTTCAGCATTATTAACCATGTACGGACGCCGATGTCTCGAAGAAGTGGTCGTTACGAAGAAACAACATAATCCTGCATTGATCCTTCTCGAACTTCAGCGCCAATTTCTGGAGAAAGAAAAGCATGATCATGATATGGATACCGAAGGGCTGGAAATTGGTATCGTCATGATTAATGTTGAGGAGAAGAAGCTTTATTTCTCAGGGGCAAATATCAATCTATTTCATAAATCACGGACGGTGGAAGAGGTGTTTAAAGGAAACCGTTTTTATATCGGAACACCGACAACCTCATCGCAGACAGGTTTTACCTGTTTTGAAGCCGATATTGAAGAAAGTACGGAAATATTTCTGGCGACAGATGGCTACTCCGATCAGTTTGGTGGACCCAGAGGCCGAAAAATGATGGTTCACCGACAAAATAAACTGTTTTCTGAAATTCATGGGCTCGATGCCAATGAACAAGGAGAGAAGGTAAGAGCTTTTTACAAAGCTTGGCGTGGCGCAGAAGAGGCAATTGATGATGCGATGGTGATTGGCTGTAAACCTTATGCTTTGATTGAAAAAGCAGCAATGCAACAACAATCCGCCACGGATAATGCGCAGCTTCTTTTGAATTAG
- a CDS encoding phosphatase PAP2 family protein produces MKNKLKVVMPIYGLFLLIAGYLLLMYGKGPVEIWVNHHHFPFGDVFFKYATKLGEGVTLVLFAIGLARISRYVLFEGALVIIVQTILTFIAKRAFDIPRPSAWWPHDVTLNIVEGVSLHSRWSFPSGHTAMIFAVCGYLIIVARKSSWATLWLVIALTTAISRVYLAQHFLVDIYFGSLLGMGCAFAVHYHMNYWHPQLRKKWAKPLF; encoded by the coding sequence ATGAAAAACAAACTAAAAGTTGTAATGCCCATATACGGCCTGTTTCTGCTGATCGCAGGTTACTTGTTGCTGATGTATGGGAAAGGACCTGTAGAAATTTGGGTGAACCATCACCATTTTCCATTTGGGGATGTGTTCTTTAAATATGCCACCAAACTCGGAGAAGGGGTGACATTGGTGCTCTTTGCCATTGGGCTCGCGCGCATCAGTCGTTATGTTTTGTTTGAAGGGGCACTGGTGATTATCGTTCAGACGATCCTGACATTCATTGCCAAGAGGGCTTTTGATATTCCAAGACCGTCGGCCTGGTGGCCTCATGATGTTACACTGAACATTGTGGAAGGCGTAAGCCTACACAGTCGGTGGTCGTTTCCGTCAGGGCATACTGCAATGATTTTTGCCGTTTGTGGTTACCTGATCATTGTTGCACGGAAATCCAGCTGGGCAACCTTGTGGTTGGTTATCGCACTGACAACCGCCATCTCAAGGGTGTATCTGGCACAACACTTCCTGGTGGATATCTATTTCGGTTCACTGCTCGGAATGGGTTGCGCTTTTGCCGTTCATTATCATATGAACTATTGGCATCCGCAACTGCGAAAAAAATGGGCTAAACCATTATTCTAA
- the trmB gene encoding tRNA (guanosine(46)-N7)-methyltransferase TrmB, with amino-acid sequence MGRCSKLARFADNAVRYNIIEPGKEKFEVIKGKWNSDHFPKNQPLVVELACGRGEYTVGLGRTNPDKNHIGVDIKGARIWLGSSKAIEEGLENIAFLRTEILHIEKLFDKEEIDELWITFPDPRPKDRDEKRRLTHPRFLEMYKKLMAKDGWVKFKTDNTPLFEYTLEVLKARKDILNLEYTFDLYKEEELLKEHYGIKTHYEKLFTEKGEDIKYLKFKFDQSIPTTYTK; translated from the coding sequence ATGGGGAGATGCAGTAAATTAGCACGTTTTGCTGATAATGCGGTTCGATACAATATTATTGAACCAGGAAAAGAAAAGTTCGAGGTAATTAAGGGGAAGTGGAATAGTGACCATTTCCCGAAAAATCAACCTTTGGTGGTTGAGTTAGCCTGCGGAAGAGGAGAATATACAGTAGGCTTGGGGCGTACCAACCCAGACAAAAACCATATTGGGGTGGATATTAAAGGGGCCAGAATCTGGCTCGGCAGTTCCAAAGCCATTGAGGAAGGACTTGAGAATATCGCTTTTCTGAGAACAGAAATTCTGCATATTGAAAAGTTATTCGATAAGGAAGAGATTGACGAGCTTTGGATTACCTTCCCTGACCCACGACCAAAAGACAGGGATGAAAAGCGCCGACTGACGCACCCGAGATTTTTGGAAATGTATAAAAAATTGATGGCCAAAGACGGCTGGGTGAAATTCAAAACGGACAACACGCCATTATTTGAATACACCCTTGAAGTACTGAAAGCACGAAAGGATATTTTGAATTTGGAGTACACATTTGATTTGTACAAAGAGGAGGAGTTACTGAAGGAGCATTATGGCATTAAAACCCATTATGAAAAGCTCTTTACAGAGAAAGGAGAGGATATCAAATATCTTAAATTTAAATTTGATCAATCCATTCCTACCACTTATACCAAATGA
- a CDS encoding folylpolyglutamate synthase/dihydrofolate synthase family protein, whose protein sequence is MNYKETLDFLYQQLPMFQRQGATAFKKDLTNTLNLCDALGNPQEKFKSVHIAGTNGKGSCSHMIAAVMQSAGFKVGLYTSPHLKSFRERIKVNGQEIAEQDVVDFVAKHQDMIEDVSPSFFELTVAMAFDYFAQEAVDIAIVEVGLGGRLDSTNVLSPMATMITNIGLDHQGMLGETLEEIAAEKAGIIKKEVPVIIGRKQEALIPVFEKIAEEKNAGLVYPSDYWQLKEQGGLYVISSEQDGISFAVAPQLKGSYQKENILAVLEMVLSLKSMGWHIELGDIVAGLEEVVSLTGLKGRWQVLAESPKIICDTGHNIDGVTAVMEQLKTEQFERLFIVWGMVNDKDLSPILSLLPQSATYLFSQAQVPRAMASSELLAMAEKQGLKGQDCGTVAQAIEQAKAMATEKDLIFIGGSTFVVAEIEQL, encoded by the coding sequence ATGAATTATAAAGAAACACTTGACTTTTTGTATCAACAGTTGCCGATGTTTCAGCGTCAGGGAGCGACGGCATTCAAAAAGGACCTCACCAATACTTTGAATTTGTGCGATGCTTTGGGCAATCCGCAGGAAAAATTCAAGAGTGTCCATATCGCTGGCACGAATGGCAAAGGCAGTTGTTCACATATGATTGCCGCCGTGATGCAGTCCGCAGGTTTCAAAGTCGGTTTATATACCTCTCCGCATTTAAAGAGTTTTCGGGAGCGCATTAAAGTGAATGGGCAGGAAATTGCGGAGCAGGATGTGGTGGATTTTGTGGCAAAGCATCAGGATATGATCGAGGATGTTTCTCCTTCATTTTTTGAATTGACCGTGGCGATGGCTTTCGACTATTTTGCGCAGGAAGCTGTGGATATTGCGATTGTTGAAGTAGGGCTTGGTGGCCGACTTGATTCCACCAATGTGCTTTCGCCAATGGCGACGATGATCACCAATATTGGCCTTGATCACCAGGGGATGCTTGGGGAAACGCTTGAGGAAATTGCGGCTGAAAAGGCGGGCATTATCAAGAAAGAGGTTCCCGTGATTATCGGGAGAAAGCAGGAGGCACTGATTCCTGTTTTTGAAAAGATCGCTGAGGAGAAAAATGCAGGTTTAGTTTACCCATCGGATTATTGGCAACTGAAAGAACAGGGAGGTCTGTATGTGATTTCTTCGGAGCAGGACGGTATTTCGTTTGCAGTGGCACCACAACTGAAAGGAAGCTATCAGAAAGAAAATATTCTTGCGGTGCTTGAAATGGTTTTGAGCCTTAAAAGTATGGGCTGGCATATTGAGCTTGGCGATATAGTTGCTGGCCTGGAAGAGGTTGTCAGCCTGACTGGCCTAAAAGGGCGTTGGCAGGTGCTGGCTGAATCACCAAAAATAATTTGTGATACAGGACATAATATCGATGGGGTAACCGCCGTGATGGAACAGCTGAAAACGGAGCAATTCGAGCGACTGTTTATCGTCTGGGGGATGGTCAATGACAAAGACTTGTCACCAATTCTTTCGCTATTACCGCAATCGGCAACATATTTGTTCTCTCAGGCGCAAGTGCCGAGAGCGATGGCTTCGTCGGAATTGCTTGCCATGGCTGAAAAACAAGGTCTCAAGGGGCAGGATTGTGGCACGGTGGCTCAGGCAATTGAGCAGGCCAAAGCAATGGCAACGGAAAAAGATTTGATTTTTATAGGCGGCAGTACATTCGTCGTCGCAGAAATAGAACAACTATAG
- a CDS encoding DUF6134 family protein encodes MNSVKTYMLLLLLMINGVQFATAQLLMFDIFIGGKVVGEMQVEKKLQGSLEQYSMKSSMEVNLFKKMINEFTINVEYINGKLTYSYFENYLNQDLKEKTIIQTKQGKLSVTKEDDHYFIGEVPFSIIRAYFEKPTGQKVLFSERLGEFLDLKKESENAYKLKVGMMKESHFYYQDNKCVKVEGKFGPTSFTFLRQK; translated from the coding sequence ATGAACTCCGTAAAAACCTATATGCTCCTCTTACTGCTGATGATCAACGGTGTTCAATTTGCAACAGCACAATTGCTCATGTTTGATATTTTTATTGGCGGAAAAGTGGTTGGTGAGATGCAGGTGGAGAAAAAGCTTCAAGGATCACTTGAACAATACTCCATGAAATCCTCCATGGAAGTGAATCTTTTCAAAAAGATGATCAATGAATTTACCATTAATGTAGAGTATATCAATGGCAAATTGACCTACAGTTATTTTGAAAATTACTTAAATCAAGACTTGAAGGAAAAAACGATCATCCAGACAAAACAAGGAAAACTCTCTGTCACCAAGGAAGATGACCATTATTTTATAGGTGAAGTACCTTTTTCCATCATTCGTGCATATTTTGAAAAACCTACTGGACAAAAAGTGCTTTTCAGCGAAAGACTCGGTGAGTTCCTCGACCTGAAAAAAGAAAGTGAAAATGCCTATAAATTAAAGGTAGGCATGATGAAGGAAAGTCATTTCTATTATCAGGACAATAAATGCGTGAAAGTGGAAGGTAAATTTGGGCCAACAAGCTTTACTTTCTTACGTCAAAAATAA
- the nadA gene encoding quinolinate synthase NadA produces MDSTHPALSEEGFINAPVNPELDLVAEIKKLKKEKNAVILGHYYITGDLQDISDHLGDSLGLARAAADTDAEVIVFLGVHFMGETAKILNPHKKVIIPDLKASCSLAESAPADAFAAFKAQHPDHIVLSYINCTADIKALSDVIVTSSNAVQIVESFPKDQKIIFAPDKNLGNYINNLTGREMVLWDGACIVHEQYSLEKILDLKEEHPDAEFIAHPECERPLLMAADFVGSTTALLRYVEQNNKCNKFIVATESGILHQMQKNAPSKTLIPAPSVDATCGCNDCAFMKLNTMEKLYNALKFEQPEILLTDEQIALSKKPIEKMLEISNKLGIK; encoded by the coding sequence ATGGACAGTACACATCCCGCATTAAGCGAAGAGGGCTTTATAAACGCGCCCGTAAATCCTGAATTAGATCTTGTTGCTGAGATCAAGAAATTGAAGAAGGAAAAAAATGCCGTAATTCTTGGGCATTATTACATCACAGGTGACCTTCAGGACATCTCTGACCACCTCGGTGACAGCCTTGGGCTTGCACGTGCAGCGGCAGATACCGATGCTGAAGTGATCGTTTTCCTTGGCGTACACTTTATGGGAGAGACGGCGAAGATCCTCAACCCCCACAAAAAAGTGATTATTCCTGATCTTAAAGCTTCTTGTTCCCTCGCAGAATCTGCTCCTGCAGATGCCTTTGCGGCTTTCAAAGCGCAGCACCCTGATCATATCGTGCTTTCTTACATCAATTGTACCGCCGACATCAAGGCGCTTTCTGATGTAATCGTGACTTCTTCCAATGCCGTTCAGATTGTCGAATCTTTCCCAAAAGATCAGAAGATTATCTTTGCTCCTGATAAAAACCTCGGGAATTACATCAACAACCTGACAGGTCGTGAAATGGTCCTTTGGGATGGTGCATGTATCGTTCATGAACAATATTCGCTGGAAAAAATCCTTGACCTTAAAGAGGAGCACCCTGATGCGGAATTTATCGCCCACCCAGAATGTGAGCGCCCATTGCTAATGGCGGCCGATTTTGTAGGCTCAACCACTGCCCTGTTGCGTTATGTGGAGCAAAACAATAAATGCAATAAATTTATCGTGGCCACTGAAAGCGGTATTTTGCATCAAATGCAGAAAAACGCCCCATCGAAAACGCTTATCCCTGCCCCTTCGGTAGATGCCACCTGTGGCTGTAACGATTGCGCTTTCATGAAGCTCAACACGATGGAAAAATTATACAATGCACTGAAATTTGAGCAGCCAGAAATTCTTTTGACTGACGAACAAATAGCATTATCGAAAAAACCTATTGAAAAGATGCTTGAAATCTCCAACAAACTGGGGATAAAATAG